The stretch of DNA GCCATTTGATGACCACAGGCTTCGACACTCCCAGCGCCTGTTGGATATGGTCGTTCTGCTGGCCCTCAGCCGCCAGCAGGATGATGCGGGCGCGCAGCGCGTCCCGCTGGGCAGCAGAAGGAGAATGGATGACGGTCTCCAACGTCGCTCGCTCTTTGCAGGTTAGTTCAATCGTGGGTGCTCGTCGTGACATAATCGAGCACGATACGTCAATTTGCGACATAAGTCAATGCAATTACATTGCGCAACACTAGATCGCTACCGCTTCCACTGAACAAGCAGCCGGAGACCAGGGATTGGCCTCGCCTCCTGACCCATTGTTCAGTTGCATGCGTCCAAAAAAATGCCCTGAAAGCACCAAGCCCGCCTAGGAAGAAAGGCGGGCCTGGAGGACCAAACTGCTGGTGACTTTCCCTTATTTCTTTTTTGCCTTGGATTTTGCCTTCTTCTTAGCGGCCATAGACCTCCTTCCCTTTGGACTTTCAAACTCCACGCACAGGGGTCAATATCTTGTATCCCTGTGCCTGCCTAACCACGATATATAGGGCCAAACGGCATCCTTGTCAAGAAAAATTTCGTCCCTGACAGCATTTAGGAACTCTTTTTTCACCGCATCTCGAGTGCAACCGCCAGAGCATTCGTCTCGTCGGACGAAAATTCACGCGCGCTTACCGCTCCTGACGAATCTTCGAGGGCTGTCCGGGCC from Terriglobia bacterium encodes:
- a CDS encoding helix-turn-helix domain-containing protein, producing MSRRAPTIELTCKERATLETVIHSPSAAQRDALRARIILLAAEGQQNDHIQQALGVSKPVVIKW